A stretch of the Argentina anserina chromosome 6, drPotAnse1.1, whole genome shotgun sequence genome encodes the following:
- the LOC126797153 gene encoding LOW QUALITY PROTEIN: ABC transporter G family member 24-like (The sequence of the model RefSeq protein was modified relative to this genomic sequence to represent the inferred CDS: inserted 1 base in 1 codon), producing MVYAAFNVNPSRWPHAVLSKPPAHLSYWYDFNQFDNSTVLPLITHIVYDRISNATAILSQDLSNHSSFCVKDPEADWNRAFNFSSNLEFIISCIRKTKGDVTRRLCTAAEMKLYFRSIFEKSESENYLKPNKNCNFTSWISGCEPGWACSSSQTQDVDLQNPNSILARTHNCQPCCDGFFCPHGLTCMIPCPSGSYCPLATLDKTTGVCEPYKYQLPPGKPNHTCGGANICADLGTSSEVFCPVGSYCPTTVKNFPCTSGHYCKMGSTSEKSCFKLTSCNQSTPNKTSYAYGMMLIAALCTLLLIVYNFSYQVLAIRGRTLAKSREVEAKNARNMAMSSKRWKSATEAAKDFASGLSAHLSPKFSRKIDIPGAPLHPSAFSASKSSPMSSKEKQEESNELIQMSDTEDNPDSFEGFIFGPEDTVVGNVSRGKLTRTHSQIFKYAYTQLEKEKALQQDGKDLTLPGEVVMDNKIKTRKRPLIEVSFKDLALTVKQKNKHRHITGKIKXGHITAVMGPSGAGKTTFISAIAGKAIGCKVTGIIHINERNEAIHSYKIIIGFVPQDDVVHGNLTVEENLWFSAKCRLSADLSKPDDFLVTERVIVSLRLQTVRNSLVGTVEKRGISGGQRKRVNVGMEMVMEPSLLLLAEPTSRFSSQLLLKALRREALEGALLCKIAALRSFSLDKIHYWREAASGMSSLAYFLAKDTVDHFNTVIKPLVYLSIYYFFTNPRSSLADNYIVLLFLVYCVTGIAYALAIFFDQGAAQLLSVLLPVVMTLTATQPQDSKILKILANFCYPKWALEAFVIANSERYSGVWLITRCGTLLKSGYDLHDWNICIFVLIITGLVSRVIAFVCMLIFQKK from the exons ATGGTGTATGCGGCCTTTAACGTCAACCCTTCACGTTGGCCTCATGCAGTGCTTTCAAAGCCTCCTGCACATTTATCTTACTGGTATGACTTTAACCAATTTGACAACTCTACTGTTCTTCCACTCATCACACATATTGTTTACGACCGCATCTCCAATGCCACAGCAATTCTCAGTCAGGATCTTAGCAACCATTCCAGCTTCTGTGTGAAAGACCC GGAAGCTGATTGGAACCGCGCATTTAACTTTTCGTCTAATCTAGAATTCATAATTTCATGCATTCGAAAGACTAAAG GAGATGTCACACGGCGTTTGTGTACAGCAGCAGAGATGAAACTGTACTTTAGAAGTATATTTGAAAAATCTGAGAGCGAAAATTACTTGAAGCCTAACAAAAATTGTAACTTTACCTCATGGATTTCGGGGTGTGAGCCTGGATGGGCTTGTAGCAGTAGCCAGACTCAGGATGTTGATCTTCAAAATCCAAACAGCATTCTTGCAAGAACTCACAACTGCCAGCCTTGTTGTGATGGATTCTTCTGTCCGCACGGTCTTACTTGCATGATAC CTTGTCCATCGGGTTCTTATTGTCCCCTGGCAACACTGGACAAAACAACTGGTGTTTGTGAACC TTACAAGTACCAACTACCTCCTGGGAAACCTAACCATACATGTGGAGGAGCAAACATATGTGCTGATCTTGGTACTAGTAGTGAAGTATTCTGCCCAGTTGGATCATACTGTCCAACAACTGTCAAAAACTTTCCATGTACTAGTGG GCACTACTGCAAGATGGGTTCTACCTCTGAGAAAA GCTGCTTTAAGCTGACTTCATGTAATCAAAGCACTCCAAATAAAACCAGCTATGCATACGGAATGATGCTTATT GCAGCTCTATGTACTCTTCTGCTTATTGTTTACAACTTTTCCTACCAAGTTCTTGCCATTAGGGGTAGGACATTGGCCAAATCCCGGGAAGTGGAAGCAAAAAATGCAAGGAACATGGCAATGTCAAGCAAAAGATGGAAATCTGCAACAGAAGCTGCTAAGGATTTTGCAAGTGGATTGTCGGCTCATTTATCACCCAAGTTTTCTCGGAAAATTGACATCCCAGGTGCACCTCTGCATCCAAGTGCATTCTCTGCTTCTAAATCCTCACCTATGTCATCAAAAGAAAAGCAAGAGGAATCTAATGAGCTCATCCAGATGAGTGACACAGAAGACAATCCAGATAGCTTCGAAGGTTTTATATTTGGACCTGAGGATACTGTTGTAGGAAATGTGTCAAGAGGAAAACTAACACGTACTCATAGCCAGATATTCAAGTATGCTTATACTCaacttgagaaagaaaaggctCTGCAGCAAGACGGCAAGGACCTTACCTTACCTGGGGAGGTTGTAATGGACAATAAAATTAAGACAAGGAAAAGGCCTCTAATTGAGGTTTCTTTTAAAGACCTTGCACTTACTgtaaaacagaaaaataaacatagaCATATAACTGGTAAAATAA CTGGCCACATTACTGCAGTCATGGGTCCGTCAGGAGCTGGAAAAACAACATTTATTTCTGCTATAGCAGGAAAAGCAATTGGATGCAAGGTGACTggtataattcatataaatgaaaGGAATGAGGCAATCCATTCTTATAAAATAATCATAGGTTTTGTGCCGCAAGATGATGTTGTGCATGGAAACTTGACAGTGGAAGAGAATTTGTGGTTCAGTGCAAAGTGCAG ATTGTCAGCAGACTTGTCAAAACCAGATGACTTTCTAGTGACTGAAAGGGTTATCGTGTCCTTGCGCCTTCAGACAGTACGCAATTCCTTGGTTGGAACTGTTGAGAAGCGCGGAATTTCTGGTGGACAGAGGAAACGTGTGAATGTTGGCATGGAAATGGTTATGGAACCTTCACTTTTGCTTTTGGCTGAACCCACATCAAGGTTCTCTTCTCAGCTACTTCTTAAAGCACTTCGACGGGAAGCTCTTGAAGGGG CTCTACTGTGCAAAATTGCGGCTTTGAGATCGTTTTCTCTGGATAAAATACACTATTGGAGAGAAGCTGCATCTGGAATGAGCAGCCTGGCTTATTTTCTCGCCAAAGATACAGTCGATCATTTTAATACAGTGATCAAACCGTTGGTGTATCTATCCATTTACTACTTCTTCACCAACCCAAGATCAAGCTTAGCGGATAATTACATTGTTCTACTCTTTCTTGTGTACTGTGTAACTGGTATAGCCTATGCATTAGCAATCTTCTTTGACCAAGGTGCAGCCCAACTG TTATCAGTCCTCCTTCCTGTTGTCATGACTCTTACAGCAACACAGCCTCAGGATAGTAAAATTCTAAAGATTTTGGCCAATTTTTGTTACCCTAAGTGGGCTTTAGAGGCATTTGTGATTGCAAATTCTGAAAG GTACTCTGGGGTATGGCTAATAACTCGTTGCGGGACACTTTTGAAAAGCGGCTACGATCTTCATGATtggaatatatgtatatttgtcTTGATCATAACTGGTCTAGTTAGTCGTGTGATCGCATTCGTTTGTATGCTGATCTTTCAGAAGAAGTGA
- the LOC126800785 gene encoding hexokinase-1-like — translation MGKKAVMIVCGAAVVTVAAAVLVRQRMRGCGEWSKATAIVKELEEKCGTPISKLKQVADAMTVEMHAGLASEGGSKLKMIISYVDNLPTGNEKGLFYALDLGGTNFRVLRVQLGGKGRGLVNQEFTEVSIPEGLMTGTSEALFEFIAAELAKFVGKEGPEYQLPPGRQRELGFTFSFPVQQTSINSGTLIKWTKGFSIDDTVGRDVVAELSKAIEKEGLDMRVSALVNDTVGTLAGGIYNNNDVVAAVILGTGTNAAYVERAHAIPKWHGLLPKSGDMVINMEWGNFRSAHLPLTDYDHSLDTESLNPGEQIFEKIISGMYLGEIVRRALHRIAEEASIFGDTVPPKLKVPFILRTPDMSAMHHDTSYDLKVVRDILKNVLEISNTSLKVRKLIVELCNIVATRGARLAAAGILGVLKKLGRDVFRDGEKQKTVIALDGGLFEHYTEYSKCMENTLRELLGEEAGASIVIEHSNDGSGIGAALIAASHSQYLEDDES, via the exons ATGGGGAAGAAGGCGGTAATGATCGTGTGCGGCGCCGCCGTGGTGACGGTGGCGGCGGCTGTGCTTGTGCGTCAGCGCATGCGGGGCTGCGGCGAGTGGTCCAAAGCAACCGCCATCGTCAAGGAGCTGGAGGAGAAGTGTGGGACCCCCATTTCAAAGCTGAAACAGGTCGCCGACGCCATGACCGTCGAGATGCACGCCGGTCTCGCCTCCGAGGGTGGCAGCAAGCTCAAGATGATCATCAGCTACGTCGATAATCTCCCCACTGG GAATGAGAAAGGGTTGTTTTATGCATTGGACCTCGGAGGAACAAACTTCCGTGTGCTGCGGGTTCAATTGGGGGGAAAGGGTCGTGGACTTGTTAATCAGGAATTCACAGAGGTGTCAATTCCAGAAGGTCTGATGACTGGAACTTCAGAA GCACTGTTTGAATTCATTGCAGCAGAACTTGCTAAATTTGTCGGTAAAGAAGGTCCAGAATATCAACTCCCTCCTGGCAGGCAGAGAGAACTAGGTTTTACCTTCTCATTCCCTGTGCAGCAAACGTCAATTAATTCTGGGACTCTAATTAAGTGGACGAAAGGCTTCTCTATAGATGATACA GTTGGCAGAGATGTTGTGGCTGAATTGAGTAAAGCAATTGAAAAAGAAGGCCTTGATATGCGCGTGTCCGCTCTG GTTAATGACACGGTTGGAACATTGGCCGGAGGTATATACAACAATAATGATGTTGTTGCAGCTGTGATATTAGGTACTGGGACAAATGCAGCATATGTTGAACGTGCACATGCCATACCAAAATGGCATGGCCTTCTACCTAAATCTGGAGACATG GTTATCAACATGGAGTGGGGCAACTTCAGGTCTGCACATCTTCCATTAACGGATTATGATCATTCATTGGACACTGAAAGTTTAAATCCGGGCGAACAG ATTTTTGAGAAGATAATTTCTGGAATGTATTTGGGAGAAATCGTTCGCCGAGCTCTTCATAGGATCGCTGAAGAGGCTTCCATATTTGGTGATACTGTTCCGCCAAAATTAAAAGTTCCATTCATTTTGAG GACACCTGACATGTCCGCAATGCATCATGACACTTCATACGATCTTAAAGTTGTACGGGACATATTGAAGAATGTATTGGAG ATATCAAATACTTCTCTTAAAGTGAGGAAACTTATTGTTGAGCTGTGCAATATTGTTGCCACACGTGGGGCTCGCCTTGCTGCTGCTGGAATCTTGGGGGTTCTGAAAAAGCTGGGAAGAGATGTCTTCAGGGATGGGGAAAAACAGAAGACAGTTATAGCATTAGATGGTGGATTGTTTGAGCACTACACTGAATATAGTAAGTGCATGGAGAATACCTTAAGAGAATTGCTTGGAGAGGAAGCCGGTGCATCTATAGTTATTGAACACTCTAATGATGGTTCTGGAATTGGAGCTGCCCTTATTGCCGCTTCTCACTCACAGTACCTTGAAGATGATGAGTCCTGA